DNA from Cyanobacteria bacterium GSL.Bin1:
CATTGCCATTGCCATCGTTCTCTGGCGGGGAGTGCAACTGACCCTATCAGGAATGGTTTCCCCAGGAGATTTATTGGTGTTCGTGACTTATCTCAAAGTAGCTTTTAAGCCCATGCGCCAGTTGGCAAAATACACGGGACAAATTGCCAAAGCAACCGCGTCTGGGGAGCGGATTATTGAGTTAATGAACCAAGTGCCCGAGGTTCAGGATAGCCGAGGCGCAAAAGAAGCCCCGCCATTACAAGGGGCAGTGCGTTTTGAGAATCTTACCTTTGCCTATCAGCGCGATCGGGAACAGTGCAGCTTACAGAACCTTAATTTTAATGTTGAACCGGGACAACACATTGCCATTGTTGGTCCTTCTGGGAGCGGTAAATCAACGCTTGTTAGTTTAGTGCTTCGTCTCTATGATCCTCTAGAAGGCAACATTTTCATTGATGGTCACGATATTCGCGAATATACCATTGCCTCTCTGCGTCGCCAAATTAGTATTGTCTTACAAGATACGATTCTGTTTGGCAGCAGTATTCGTGACAACATTGCTTATGGTAACTCTGAAGCAACCGAGTCGGAGATGATTGCGGCGGCTGAACTGGCAAATGCTCACGACTTTATTACCCAACTCCCCCAGGGCTACGACACAATCGTCAGTGAACGGGGAACTACGCTCTCGGGGGGTCAACGACAGCGCATCGCGATCGCGCGGGCAGCGATCCGCAAAGCCCCCATTTTAATTTTGGATGAACCCACCACTGGCTTAGATAATGAAAGTGAAGCCCTGGTCACAGAAGCCCTACGCCGGTTAACCCAAGGACGCACAACATTTTGGATTTCTCACAACTTACACGCCACTCGTCAGGCTGACTGCATTCTCTACCTAGAAAATGGTCAGTTACGAGAACAAGGCAGCCATGAGGAATTAATGCAACTAGACGGTCGCTATGCGCAACTGTATCAGTTGCAAGCCGATGATATTTCTCTGGTGGGGTGAATCATGAGAGATTTTTTGCCGAATTTCCCCCTCTCTCCTGTTCCAGAAACGGGAACCCGCATTATACTCCTGCGTCACGGTCGCAGCACTCTCAACGATCAACAGCGCTACCAAGGGAGTTCTGATGAGGCTACTCTCACCGATCAAGGTCATCTTGCCTCTCAGCGGATGGGTCAATTTCTAGAAAATTGCCCGCTTGACACGGTTTATGTCAGTCCTCTCCAACGCGCTCAAGAAACACTTGTTGATTTACTGCCTTATCTGAAGACGCAACCGCAACAGATTCAGACTTCAGAGTTATTACAAGAAATCAAGTTGCCCACGTGGGAAGGGCGACCTTATCAGGAGGTTCGGACTGAAGACAGTGACCGTTACTCGTGTTGGCAAGTGCGACCCGATCAATTTCAAATTCAGACAGAGGAAAATTGTGTATTTTATCCAGTTTTAGAGTTATATCAACGAATTCAGGAATTTTGGCAGACGATTTTACCGTGGCATCGCACAGAAACCCTGCTCATTGTTGGGCATGGCAGTACCAATCAGGCATTAATCAATACGGCTTTGGGGATTTCTCCTCGCTATCACCACTGCTTTCAACAAACCCATAGCGGTCTCACCGTATTCGATATTCTCACGCCGGGCAGGAGTCAGATCCATCTTCTCAACCTCACACTCAATCCGGGTTTGCCAAAACTCAAAGCCGGTAAGCAAGGAGTGCGGTTGGTGCTGTTACCGTTTCATCCTGATTTTCCTTCTCAGCCAAGGCTGTTGGCGCCATTCAACTCAGTCTCCATTCAGGAAATTATCGGGGAAAATTGCGATCTCCTGCAACAGTTAGCACAAGCGCATCTAGAAGCAATCGTCAGGATACTCCAAGGATCACAGTTGTCCCTAAGAGCATTGCCCCCCTTGCATCAGAAAGAATTAAGAACGGTTTGCGCGATCGCGCCCCCTCCCACTCTCAGTCGTTTATTGGCACACCTGTTCCCCTTTCCCCACCCAGTGCCGTTATTCCCTAATACATTCAGTGTTGTCCATTACCCCAGTTCCCAAACTTCCCCAATCTTGCAAGCCATGAACGTGACATCCTCCTACGGGATTTTCGTTGCTAAACTATGATTGATGGGAGATAACACACGCGCTGGTAGAGGTGTGGAATCGTCAACGGTAACCATGACAAAAATTGTCTATTTTGACTGTCCAACCGGCATTGCTGGGGATATGTGTTTAGGGGCGTTAGTGGATGCCGGTGTTCCCATCGACTATCTCCAATCTCAATTACAACAGTTGGACATTAGTGAAGAGTATGAGTTATCCACTTATTCTCTCTCCCATAATGGGCAAGTCGCAACAAAAGTTGAAGTTCAGCTAAGAACAACTACGCCGCCGCATCGCCATCTCCCCGACATTGAAACCCTGATTCAAAACGCCAAGCTTCCCCCGCCAGTTGAAACATGGAGTTTAGCCGTTTTCAAACAACTGGCTCTTGCTGAAGCGGCTGTACATGGGGTATCGCCTCATGAGGTGCATTTCCATGAAGTGGGGGCAACCGATGCCATTATTGATATTGTTGGCACTTGCTTAGGCTTATATTGGCTGGATGTAGACGCCATTTACTGTTCTGCCCTCCCCACGGGCGGCGGCAGCGTCAAAGCCGCCCACGGGCGTTTACCCGTGCCGGTTCCTGCCGTGGTTAAATTATGGGAGACGCGACAAGTTCCTGTATATAGCAATGGCATTCAGAAAGAATTAGTCACTCCTACCGGCGCAGCGTTAGTCGTGACTCTCAGTCAAAAATTTGGTAATGCCCCAGCGATGACGGTGCAAAAAGTGGGTTTAGGGGCAGGAACTGCCCGTTTACCCCTTCCCAATATTCTCCGTTTATGGCTCGGAGAAACAACCACAGCGGAAAATTTAGAAACCGTTGCTGTCTTAGAAACCCAAATTGACGATCTCTCGCCACAAGTTTTAGCCTACTCTCAAGAATTACTATTTAGCGTTGGGGCGTTAGATGTCTTCACTCAAGGGATTACAATGAAAAAATCTCGCTTAGGAACCTTAGTTACTGTTGTTTGTCCGGTGGATAAAATTCCTGAGTGCGAAGCGATTTTGTTTCAGGAAACGACCACCCTTGGCATTCGTCGGCAAATTCAAAATCGCACTGCCCTCCAACGAGAAATGCAAGCTGTAAGCACACCCTATGGTGAAATTCCGGTTAAAGTTGCTTTCTTACAGGAGAAAGTAATGAACGTCCAGCCCGAATACGAAGTCTGTGTGAAAATCGCTCAACAGTATCAAGTGCCCTTAAAAGCCGTTCAAGAAAGCGCGATCGCTGCTTATGATCAGCAAAAATAAATCCTGATTCAGTTTTTATTCACCGATCATCAAGCCTCAGTTATTGGTTACTCTTAGACAATGCAGCAGCAGCAACCAATAACTCCTACTTATCTCAGTTAAACTTCTGTATTTTCCTCTTTCTTTTCTAACTCAACGCCCGACTTAGAATCTTGTTGCTGTTCTCGTCTTTCACGCTGTTTACGATCTGCTCTGACCACATCTTCTAACACAGATCGCGCTTGCTCCATCTTCTCTAAATTACTGCGATAGAGATCTAAATCTTTATCTACTTTTTCTTTCGGTAAATTCAGGGCTTGACAGCAATTTTCTAGTACTTCTTCCCGCTTCTGATCATCATTAACAATCTCCGGATTCGCTTTCTCTAGGAGAGTATAGACGCCAATGATAAACAAACGACTGTACTTAAAGCGAGGATTCTCTTTAATCCCTTTTAGAACTTCGTTTAACTCTCCCGCGTCCTCTAAAGGCTTCAATTCACATA
Protein-coding regions in this window:
- a CDS encoding photosystem II biogenesis protein Psp29, which codes for MDTLRTLSDTKRTFYTLHTRPLNSIYRRVIEELLVEMHLLTVNVDFKYDPIYALGVTTVFDTFMQGYQPEKDKESIFNAICKAVESDPQQYRQDAEGVKSLADHHSGEAVTAWLCELKPLEDAGELNEVLKGIKENPRFKYSRLFIIGVYTLLEKANPEIVNDDQKREEVLENCCQALNLPKEKVDKDLDLYRSNLEKMEQARSVLEDVVRADRKQRERREQQQDSKSGVELEKKEENTEV
- a CDS encoding ATP-binding cassette domain-containing protein; the protein is MPKKKKPQSIGDALPSLGRILKQFWPQIAQQKSLMGTAFLALLAETAMRLLEPWPLKLMFDRVILPGFQVESFGVGPIENLDPFWVLTGLSIALVLISALRGAFAYFSAVNMAVAATYVMTEIRNELYRHIQHLSLSFHNQSKSGDLITRVTYDVERLREVTVVAFLPLITNLLTLVGMLAVMFILNGELALIAIAVLPVFLLTTRQMGNKIQTVARRQRKREGAMAASAAEAISAIQVVQALSLQGLLEKSFAKDNQKSLKESAEAQKLRAGQERLVELLVAIAIAIVLWRGVQLTLSGMVSPGDLLVFVTYLKVAFKPMRQLAKYTGQIAKATASGERIIELMNQVPEVQDSRGAKEAPPLQGAVRFENLTFAYQRDREQCSLQNLNFNVEPGQHIAIVGPSGSGKSTLVSLVLRLYDPLEGNIFIDGHDIREYTIASLRRQISIVLQDTILFGSSIRDNIAYGNSEATESEMIAAAELANAHDFITQLPQGYDTIVSERGTTLSGGQRQRIAIARAAIRKAPILILDEPTTGLDNESEALVTEALRRLTQGRTTFWISHNLHATRQADCILYLENGQLREQGSHEELMQLDGRYAQLYQLQADDISLVG
- the larC gene encoding nickel pincer cofactor biosynthesis protein LarC, whose amino-acid sequence is MTKIVYFDCPTGIAGDMCLGALVDAGVPIDYLQSQLQQLDISEEYELSTYSLSHNGQVATKVEVQLRTTTPPHRHLPDIETLIQNAKLPPPVETWSLAVFKQLALAEAAVHGVSPHEVHFHEVGATDAIIDIVGTCLGLYWLDVDAIYCSALPTGGGSVKAAHGRLPVPVPAVVKLWETRQVPVYSNGIQKELVTPTGAALVVTLSQKFGNAPAMTVQKVGLGAGTARLPLPNILRLWLGETTTAENLETVAVLETQIDDLSPQVLAYSQELLFSVGALDVFTQGITMKKSRLGTLVTVVCPVDKIPECEAILFQETTTLGIRRQIQNRTALQREMQAVSTPYGEIPVKVAFLQEKVMNVQPEYEVCVKIAQQYQVPLKAVQESAIAAYDQQK